In Euwallacea fornicatus isolate EFF26 chromosome 20, ASM4011564v1, whole genome shotgun sequence, a single window of DNA contains:
- the Sou gene encoding E3 ubiquitin-protein ligase RMND5A — protein sequence MEACLAVEKDVEKVIAKFTGINEHGKRVLSDLVDQISSLKQELQNAPEDHILTSVQQELLKQTMTKIKDVTSCLTQEHRDLHSSVSKVGKSIDRNFTQDFGACSRDSVFNDPEKVNIINKVICNHYYRQGMHDVADTLVEEAQVSVECYDKEPFTQIHHICESLNNRNLEPLIAWATALHDALEAQNSPLEFMIHRLKYIELLRKGPIHQADAIAYARNHFRNFVHKHEKDIQTLMGMLLYVPNGISHSPYSSYFTTDSEMWLEIYEMFIKDACQMLGVCVNSPLITCINAGCQAIPALLNIKQVMMQRQVSQIWKGTEELPIEIDLGSDSRYHSMFACPILRQQSTKNNPPMRLICGHVISKDALQKLASGNKLKCPYCPMEQSPQDARQIYF from the exons atggAAGCGTGTTTGGCAGTGGAAAAAGACGTGGAAAAAGTGATTGCCAAATTCACAGGAATTAACGAACATGGTAAACGGGTCCTCTCGGACCTGGTGGATCAAATAAGCAGCCTGAAACAGGAGTTGCAAAATG CTCCTGAAGACCACATTTTGACAAGTGTCCAGCAAGAGTTACTTAAACAAACAATGACGAAAATAAAAGATGTAACGTCATGCCTTACACAAGAGCACAGAGATCTACACAGTTCTGTATCCAAAGTAGGAAAATCAATTGACCGTAATTTCACCCAAGATTTTGGAGCTTGCAGCAGAGACAGTGTATTCAATGATCCagaaaaagttaatattataaataaggtCATTTGTAATCATTACTACAG GCAAGGAATGCATGACGTTGCTGATACTTTAGTTGAAGAGGCCCAGGTTTCAGTAGAATGTTATGATAAAGAGCCTTTCACTCAGATTCACCATATTTGTGAAAGcttaaataatagaaatttggAGCCCTTGATAGCATGGGCTACTGCCCTTCATGATGCTTTAGAAGCACAAAATTCCCCTCTGGAGTTTATGATCCATAGATTAAAGTATATagaacttttaagaaaagGACCTATTCATCAAGCAGATGCAATTGCATATGCAAGAAATCATTTTAGAAACTTTGTTCATAAACATGAAAAAG ATATTCAGACTTTAATGGGGATGCTACTCTACGTACCCAATGGCATAAGCCATTCTCCCTATAGTTCGTACTTCACCACAGATAGTGAAATGTGGTTAGAAATTTATGAGATGTTCATCAAGGACGCGTGTCAGATGCTGGGAGTGTGTGTTAATAGTCCGTTGATTACTTGTATTAATGCAGGATGTCAGGCAATTCCTGCTCTGCTCAATATAAAGCAAGTTATGATGCAGAGGCAGGTCAGTCAAATATGGAAGGGAACTGAAGAACTTCCG ATTGAAATCGACTTAGGCTCAGACAGCAGGTACCACTCGATGTTCGCTTGCCCCATATTAAGGCAGCAATCGACGAAAAACAATCCTCCCATGAGACTGATTTGTGGTCACGTAATATCGAAGGACGCCTTGCAAAAACTGGCAAGTGGAAATAA ACTGAAATGTCCCTACTGTCCGATGGAACAATCTCCACAAGACGCTaggcaaatttatttttag
- the LOC136345573 gene encoding aldo-keto reductase family 1 member B1-like, translating into MVLAAEIILSNTKKCPALGLGTWLSSPGQCAQAVEYAIKEGYRLIDAAWLYGNEKEVGEGVRKAIEEGLVKREELFITTKLWNTFHEKDQVVPALKESLKNLGLDYVDLYLIHWPVAAQSVKGPIDINLPFKNTVIVDHDFCETWAGMEQCVDLNLAKSIGLSNFNSKQILRILEKARIKPVMNQIEVTPLLNQKKLTAFCKERGIAITAYSPFASPARPWKTTNDPAIDFNDPQLVKIGQKYGKNSSQVILRYLVQLGVIPIPKSENPARIKQNIDIFDFKLTPEEMEILDSYNQDFRAIGAEDLEESNDFPFRGVEF; encoded by the exons ATGGTGCTTGCTGCTGAAATTATATTGAGTAACACCAAAAAATGTCCAGCTCTTGGGTTGGGAACGTGGCTT TCTTCACCTGGACAATGTGCACAAGCAGTTGAATATGCTATCAAAGAAGGATATAGGCTCATTGATGCAGCTTGGTTGTATGGAAATGAAAAAGAGGTGGGTGAAGGAGTTAGAAAAGCCATAGAAGAAG gCCTGGTGAAACGGGAAGAACTGTTTATTACCACCAAACTATGGAACACATTCCATGAAAAAGACCAAGTAGTTCCAGCTTTGAAGGAATCACTGAAGAATCTAGGGTTGGACTATGTTGATTTATATCTGATTCACTGGCCAGTGGCTGCACAAAGTGTAAAAGGACCCATTGACATTAATTTGCCATTCAAG AACACTGTAATTGTTGATCATGATTTCTGTGAAACATGGGCTGGTATGGAACAATGTGTCGACTTGAATTTGGCTAAAAGCATAGGATTGTCAAACTTCAATAGCAAACAGATTCTGAGGATTTTGGAAAAAGCCAGAATTAAGCCTGTCATGAACCAG ATTGAGGTCACTCCCTTATTGAACCAAAAAAAACTAACGGCGTTTTGCAAAGAAAGGGGTATTGCAATCACTGCATACAGTCCTTTTGCATCCCCTGCAAGGCCCTGGAAGACAACTAATGATCCTGCaattgattttaatgatcctCAGTTAGTGAAAATTGGCCAGAAGTATGGAAAAAATAGTTCACAAGTTATCCTCAG ATACTTGGTTCAACTAGGTGTAATTCCAATTCCAAAATCGGAAAATCCAGCTAGAATCaaacaaaatattgatatCTTTGATTTTAAGCTGACTCCTGAGGAAATGGAGATTTTGGATAGTTACAATCAAGATTTTAGAGCCATCGGTGCAGAAGATTTGGAAGAAAGTAACGATTTTCCGTTCAGGGGTGTCGAGTTTTAA